In one Chitinophaga sancti genomic region, the following are encoded:
- a CDS encoding RagB/SusD family nutrient uptake outer membrane protein, which yields MKKVILIIAAVGMLFVSACKKQLEETSYSFISPDDFYTSGDDAVTAVNGIYSELYTYDLYTQPFWNLTLLDDDHVSGADWYLGYAGAGNPSTYWGIDRPWSGLYLMISRANTVLEKVPGIASSAITNDLRSRVMGEAWFLRGWAYFQLVQLYGGVPLRMHSLSADPNQNIPRSSVKAVYDTIVSDLKRAEASLFYATDSRSGQTGRVNKGVAQGFLAKVYLTMGSGSLSGNIAVRGGQDNAYYSYTKNVVAGYDSLNSKACYTLARDKALELIQAGQYSLFDNWAAIWTKANRNGKEHLWEIQSLAGSSFVNDLHSYFTAGSYNFGLGAVWMTNNHYKNYEEGLDTRVVDGVTHQYTAYRKTSAGTNYYYPSWESAKYSKDANGNSYYNNGGTDNKAFVNKFSDVSDPAVSTSDAFFPVMRYSEVLLMYAEAENEVNGGPDASAYQYLNQVRQRSKATTAPTGLTQEEFRSFVLEERGREFSLENIRRYDLIRWGVYLQVMNKISLGQDNISKVRTNKNLLLPIPTSELSSNSAITSNNPGW from the coding sequence ATGAAAAAAGTAATTCTTATAATAGCGGCGGTAGGTATGCTGTTCGTCAGCGCCTGCAAAAAGCAGCTGGAAGAAACGTCTTACAGCTTCATCTCACCGGATGATTTTTATACCAGCGGAGACGATGCGGTGACTGCCGTAAACGGTATCTACAGCGAACTATATACTTACGATCTCTATACCCAGCCATTCTGGAACCTGACACTGCTTGATGATGACCATGTATCCGGCGCCGACTGGTACCTGGGTTATGCGGGTGCCGGTAACCCCTCTACTTACTGGGGTATTGACCGTCCATGGTCTGGTTTGTACCTCATGATTTCAAGGGCCAATACGGTGCTGGAGAAAGTACCGGGCATCGCCTCATCAGCCATTACCAATGACCTGAGAAGCAGGGTGATGGGCGAGGCCTGGTTCCTGAGGGGATGGGCATATTTCCAGCTGGTACAGTTATATGGCGGTGTGCCTTTGCGCATGCATTCACTGTCAGCAGATCCCAATCAGAATATTCCCCGTTCTTCTGTAAAAGCCGTCTATGATACCATTGTGAGCGATCTGAAACGTGCAGAAGCCAGTTTATTTTATGCCACTGATTCCCGCTCCGGTCAGACCGGCCGTGTGAACAAAGGCGTAGCGCAGGGATTTCTGGCAAAGGTATACCTGACCATGGGTTCCGGCTCACTGAGCGGCAATATTGCTGTACGGGGCGGGCAGGATAATGCTTACTATAGTTATACCAAAAACGTGGTAGCAGGCTATGATAGTTTAAACAGTAAGGCCTGTTATACCCTGGCAAGAGATAAAGCACTGGAGCTGATCCAGGCAGGACAATATTCCCTCTTTGACAACTGGGCGGCTATCTGGACAAAGGCTAACCGCAATGGGAAAGAGCACCTGTGGGAGATTCAATCCCTCGCCGGTTCTTCCTTTGTAAATGACCTGCATTCTTATTTTACAGCCGGTTCCTATAATTTTGGATTAGGCGCCGTCTGGATGACCAATAACCATTATAAGAACTATGAAGAAGGGCTGGATACCCGTGTAGTGGATGGCGTTACCCACCAGTATACTGCCTACAGGAAAACATCAGCCGGTACAAATTATTACTATCCATCCTGGGAGTCTGCCAAATACAGCAAAGATGCCAATGGCAATTCTTATTACAACAATGGCGGTACTGATAATAAGGCATTTGTCAACAAGTTCAGCGATGTATCAGATCCTGCCGTATCTACCAGCGATGCTTTCTTCCCGGTGATGCGCTATTCAGAAGTGCTGCTCATGTATGCAGAAGCAGAGAACGAAGTGAATGGAGGACCGGATGCCAGTGCTTATCAATACCTGAACCAGGTAAGACAAAGATCAAAAGCGACGACGGCACCTACAGGGCTTACGCAGGAAGAGTTCCGCAGTTTTGTACTGGAAGAAAGAGGCCGGGAATTCTCACTGGAAAACATTCGCAGGTATGACCTGATCCGCTGGGGCGTGTACCTGCAGGTGATGAATAAAATATCACTTGGCCAGGATAATATATCTAAAGTAAGGACGAATAAAAACCTGCTGTTACCCATCCCAACCAGCGAGTTAAGTTCCAATTCAGCCATCACAAGCAATAATCCCGGATGGTGA